One segment of Helicobacter sp. MIT 05-5293 DNA contains the following:
- a CDS encoding NAD+ synthase: protein MNLSDFVHHCVAFIESQVRSRGFDRVVLGLSGGIDSAVVAYLASKALGYSSVSALLMPSKNSQKHHLDDAIKLADILKLDSHIIPLAPFQQDFEAHIDSINVTESIESTQTNQNDKQRKLRVGNFCARMRMTLLYDFAYASRALVLGTSNKSELLLGYGTIFGDLACAINPIGGFYKTQIYEIARILHIPQHIIDKKPSADLFENQSDESDLGYTYHEIDPLLQAIENLGEHSDITLLNSQLVHLGFDQTMVESITKRVKANAFKRSMPLVFQPQTFIKTNLTE, encoded by the coding sequence ATGAATCTTAGTGATTTTGTGCATCATTGCGTGGCATTTATCGAATCTCAAGTGCGCTCACGTGGCTTTGACAGAGTGGTTTTGGGATTAAGTGGAGGTATTGATTCCGCTGTGGTTGCTTATTTGGCAAGCAAGGCGTTAGGGTATTCATCGGTAAGTGCGCTTTTGATGCCCTCTAAAAATTCACAAAAACATCATCTTGATGATGCGATAAAACTTGCAGATATTTTAAAATTAGATTCTCATATTATTCCTTTAGCTCCTTTTCAACAAGATTTTGAGGCGCATATAGATTCTATAAATGTTACAGAATCTATAGAATCTACCCAGACAAATCAAAATGATAAGCAGCGTAAACTACGCGTGGGGAATTTTTGTGCGCGAATGCGTATGACTTTGCTCTATGATTTTGCTTATGCTTCTCGTGCTCTTGTATTAGGCACAAGCAACAAAAGTGAGTTATTGTTAGGCTATGGCACGATATTTGGAGACTTAGCATGTGCGATCAATCCTATCGGAGGTTTTTATAAAACACAAATTTATGAAATCGCAAGAATCTTGCATATCCCTCAACATATTATCGATAAAAAACCTAGTGCGGATTTATTTGAGAATCAAAGTGATGAAAGCGATTTGGGTTACACTTATCATGAAATCGACCCTCTTTTGCAAGCAATAGAGAATCTAGGAGAACATTCAGACATCACATTGCTTAATAGTCAATTGGTGCATTTGGGCTTTGACCAAACAATGGTAGAATCCATTACTAAACGCGTAAAGGCTAATGCCTTTAAACGCTCAATGCCTTTAGTGTTTCAACCTCAAACTTTTATCAAGACAAATCTCACCGAGTAA
- a CDS encoding Rieske 2Fe-2S domain-containing protein — MQEIKRRDFLGMALGGVAAVGAVASLYAMKRSWDPLPSVVSAGFSTVDLSALQEGVLQTVEWRGKPVYILKKSAGSQKVEGRDFEVGGAIYTVGIQICTHLGCIPSFNQAAQEFACACHGGRFNASGVNEPGTPPPRPMDIPPFRIDGTKMVLGEEGQEYKALLEAKA; from the coding sequence ATGCAAGAAATCAAAAGACGAGATTTTCTAGGAATGGCTCTTGGTGGCGTTGCTGCAGTGGGTGCTGTCGCATCACTTTATGCAATGAAACGCTCTTGGGATCCATTGCCTAGCGTTGTATCTGCAGGTTTTTCAACCGTGGATCTAAGTGCTTTGCAAGAAGGTGTTTTGCAAACCGTTGAATGGAGGGGTAAGCCTGTCTATATCCTCAAAAAATCCGCAGGTTCGCAAAAAGTAGAAGGACGGGATTTTGAAGTAGGGGGTGCTATTTACACCGTAGGGATTCAAATCTGCACCCATTTAGGCTGTATTCCTAGCTTTAATCAAGCCGCTCAAGAGTTTGCTTGTGCTTGCCATGGAGGAAGATTCAATGCTTCTGGTGTCAATGAACCCGGCACACCTCCCCCACGTCCTATGGATATTCCACCTTTTAGAATCGATGGGACAAAAATGGTGCTCGGTGAAGAGGGTCAAGAATATAAAGCTTTGCTTGAAGCAAAAGCGTAA
- a CDS encoding cytochrome bc complex cytochrome b subunit, whose translation MEVKKAQGLGDWLDQRLAIKKLLQVMMTKYWIPKNINFLWAMGVVLLTLFSLLVVSGFFLLMYYKPDVNLAFDSVNHTIMSEVAFGWLWRHIHAVAASMIFLIIYIHMFVAIYYGSFKRGREVVWIGGMLIFVLFSAEAFSGYMLPWGQMSYWAAAVITNLFGGIPFIGPDVVEWVRGNFVVADSTLTRFFMLHVCLLPIVIMGVIGLHFYTLRMPHVNNEDGEEIDYAAEAKKYEEGKKKESKVIPFWPVFLSKDIFVVCLFMIGFFYLVCFHFDFAMDPINFDPANNMKTPAHIYPEWYFLWSYEVLRGFFFSADLGLVAFGIAQVAFLFLPWLDRSSKIAPAHKRSGYFIWYCLLIVDMIVLTIFGKLPPEGANNFIGFVASIGFLLLVFVVLPVVTMIEQKKNK comes from the coding sequence ATGGAAGTAAAAAAAGCTCAAGGCTTGGGAGATTGGCTCGATCAAAGACTTGCTATTAAAAAATTATTACAAGTCATGATGACAAAATATTGGATTCCCAAGAATATCAACTTTTTGTGGGCAATGGGTGTCGTCTTATTGACTTTATTCTCATTGCTTGTGGTTTCTGGATTTTTTCTTTTGATGTATTATAAGCCTGATGTGAATCTTGCTTTTGATAGCGTCAATCATACGATTATGAGCGAAGTCGCCTTTGGGTGGCTGTGGAGACATATCCACGCTGTGGCTGCAAGTATGATATTCTTAATCATTTATATCCATATGTTTGTAGCGATTTATTATGGTTCGTTCAAAAGAGGTCGAGAAGTCGTATGGATTGGCGGAATGCTCATTTTCGTGCTTTTTTCAGCTGAAGCATTCAGTGGCTATATGCTCCCTTGGGGACAAATGAGCTATTGGGCAGCAGCAGTAATTACAAATCTTTTCGGTGGCATTCCTTTTATCGGTCCTGATGTGGTTGAATGGGTGCGAGGTAACTTTGTGGTTGCAGATTCTACACTTACACGATTCTTTATGCTCCATGTGTGCCTATTACCTATCGTTATTATGGGTGTGATTGGACTACACTTCTACACATTGAGAATGCCTCATGTTAATAATGAAGATGGTGAAGAAATTGATTATGCTGCTGAAGCAAAAAAATACGAAGAAGGTAAGAAAAAAGAATCTAAAGTCATTCCTTTCTGGCCTGTATTCCTCTCTAAAGACATCTTTGTTGTGTGCTTGTTTATGATAGGATTCTTCTACTTAGTATGTTTCCATTTTGATTTTGCAATGGATCCCATTAACTTTGATCCTGCTAATAATATGAAAACACCAGCTCACATTTATCCTGAATGGTATTTCTTGTGGAGTTATGAAGTATTACGAGGCTTCTTCTTTAGTGCTGATCTTGGATTGGTAGCATTTGGTATTGCACAAGTTGCGTTCCTTTTCCTTCCATGGCTTGACAGAAGCTCTAAAATTGCTCCTGCGCATAAACGATCCGGCTATTTTATATGGTATTGTCTCTTAATTGTGGATATGATCGTGCTTACAATCTTTGGCAAACTTCCTCCAGAAGGGGCAAATAACTTTATTGGTTTTGTTGCTTCTATTGGATTCTTGCTCCTTGTGTTTGTAGTGTTACCTGTTGTAACTATGATCGAACAAAAAAAGAATAAATAA